A part of Drosophila bipectinata strain 14024-0381.07 chromosome 3L, DbipHiC1v2, whole genome shotgun sequence genomic DNA contains:
- the mfr gene encoding otoferlin isoform X1: protein MSYIEECFAGAAQEFLICITIHKAAHVGVSTGELYVRVSLDKMNKSTKTQPNTENPFFNEYFVFEFHCTLTELMRLTILFELKKHMIYKKNLVVGELLVDLHSVWNQPNHGYFKKWGRLEAPIGENQSMDPTLEAHGYLQLDLAIVSQHSSPVSSLRSEEQDTHHLNKWTVDRDYDDIEKNLLTNVTSFTPSNIRYFITFFRGYFIRQGNYIIQVSFAGYNGKTPMAKNTTTPVWNHEVNFAWVYPSVAQRLLILVLSHEHLQWKCVAEFEVSLEEVAFKAIPSLGPTYLHFYDPLNPMIYVGRVLMEIRSETLHEPQPSHKLSSKTVSGLDESRFWHDEVYLVEFLPLMGHHIQTPATSYKIYAKLAEQCSNALEGQLRTPNGRFRTNMHSKSFRREVPYRSCTFRARLPDNRAKYESDFFMLDITNYMRSELEIFKVFQLKHPLQDEDQAKCLKAIVGNILTKVKEGLEAHRFDHEVHPQRTTWDINRQLYLLDYFAKLPNELGLLRQKLRSCFLEHLDATIVDVVNELHRLMAEIGALSGMARLQDEWPELVLYLSAGGKDLGVCRLNAKLFVHLAKQQSNTQQDTLCFRLKSFIFKSTSCTHTCPNCGCTTAIVIGCLAIVVERERQHFLNIINNDWTCLEPMVWQPTPAQTHFLCHVYIHQAKVRPGGEKKNICDSHVRVLFAEQAAETYTSPGTLSPIWNAVITFNSLMLPGSVNLYIRNPPLICVEFYNTERILSDDLVGIGNVALSVISEDRATDSSWDDTGGFGSCLRNPAQNLQRLKYLTPPPLKWVPVARKGTVQAEVLMSAELIEMSMEPGILELKKDPVMATGIPVAIRPNMQNFILEVFFVGLRNYSKTSMSSAGKRKIRVMMGDLVLSSGPSTARVRNSINFLVAYNSGVVSLPEQQEYWPAIIATDVLLSGFSSESTLGAALIPNSSNFLQRDKTIKCVPKTEGTSGDASIKVGEDEREEEEDEDWDELEWEEVDESPPTRISSWWMRFFFAMGLRPAPYANRQTLRNDRVFEDKDLVEEREFTWWTKFYNSMYWTAAEISHENKHRLVIFPDELEKQAQFGYLQDWAVPVQLVHGVKFKKQAPPREDVYATLKLQLKLTPCQCPVLPDPGGGGDGLPHHFPNTISPRNQAAIHALGETVKLIVRIYIVQGVQMRPRDMRGDSDSYVKIFLGGKTMSDRAHYSPNQSNPVFGRFFELEASLPGDNMLQIVVYDHDKFKDEVIGQTTIDLEDRWRTRHRATVGLANEYTRSGYNHWHDLMLPSEILVDLCQKRGIQPPYYYGNVIEVDGVLFGDETVISKDEELQERLSLAVLKNFDKLPSFGYKLIPEHVETRSLCRDDYPNVEQGKLQLWIELFESNIYVPQPIDITPVPPSEFEVRVVVKNLKGIQFADKNIFGKLMSDIYVIGWCEDEDKRQSTDIHYRSFVGEASFNWRMVFGMKYSPNEDLMVIRRKAGLLEEIEFKRPPVIYLQVWDKDVITRDEYLAAVELNLSNMPMPYPSAHLCKPYPPKRKRINLFKRKVIQGWFPLQSNPNPLMKVASKDQNARMQLQIEVCTEVEAANRPAGRGQDPPMALEAPYRPDTSFNPLTHPCKSFQHILWPAIRKYVLWTVFVLIIILGLVLFFSNLPSKLMGIPLE from the exons ATGAGCTATATTGAGGAGTGTTTTGCTGGGGCAGCCCAGGAGTTTCTCATTTGCATCACCATTCATAAGGCTGCCCATGTGGGGGTGTCCACCGGAGAGCTATATGTACGGGTTAGCCTGGACAAGATGAATAAAAGCACCAAGACCCAGCCCAATACAGAAAATCCCTTCTTCAATGAG TACTTTGTCTTTGAGTTTCACTGTACCCTTACGGAGCTAATGCGGTTAACCATTCTCTTCGAACTGAAGAAGCACATGATCTACAAGAAGAACTTGGTGGTCGGAGAGCTCTTGGTGGACCTACATAGTGTTTGGAATCAGCCCAATCATGGCTACTTCAAGAAGTGGGGTCGTCTGGAGGCACCCATCGGGGAGAACCAAAGCATGGATCCGACTCTGGAGGCCCATGGGTATTTGCAGCTTGATCTGGCCATTGTTTCCCAACACAGCTCCCCAGTCAGCAGTTTAAGATCAGAGGAACAAGACACTCACCATCTCAACAAATGGACAGTGGATCGGGATTATGATGATATTGAGAA AAACCTCTTAACCAATGTGACCTCTTTCACTCCGAGCAACATCCGATATTTCATCACTTTCTTTCGAGGCTACTTTATCCGGCAGGGAAACTACATAATTCAAGTATCGTTCGCCGGCTACAAT GGCAAAACGCCGATGGCCAAGAATACAACGACTCCGGTGTGGAATCACGAGGTCAACTTTGCTTGGGTTTATCCATCGGTGGCGCAACGATTGCTCATCCTAGTCCTGTCCCATGAACATTTGCAATGGAAATGCGTGGCCGAGTTTGAGGTATCGCTCGAGGAGGTTGCCTTCAAGG CTATCCCTTCTCTGGGACCCACTTACTTGCATTTCTATGATCCTTTAAATCCTATGATCTATGTGGGTCGAGTGCTCATGGAAATCCGATCCGAGACCCTCCATGAGCCACAGCCCAGCCACAAGCTGTCCTCCAAGACAGTGTCAGGTTTGGATGAGTCTCGTTTTTGGCATGATGAAGTATATCTTGTAGAGTTTCTTCCCCTGATGGGTCATCACATCCAGACGCCTGCCACCAGCTACAAGATTTACGCAAAATTGGCCGAGCAATGTTCCAATGCCTTGGAAGGACAATTAAGGACACCAAATGGTCGCTTTCGTACGAATATGCACTCCAAAAGCTTCCGGCGGGAAGTTCCTTATAGATCCTGTACGTTCCGGGCTCGATTGCCGGATAATAGGGCCAAATACGAGAGTGATTTCTTCATGCTGGATATAACAAATTATATG CGCTCTGAACTGGAAATTTTCAAGGTTTTTCAACTGAAGCACCCCTTGCAGGACGAGGATCAGGCCAAGTGCCTTAAGGCCATCGTAGGAAATATTCTGACCAAGGTCAAGGAGGGGCTGGAGGCCCATCGCTTCGACCACGAGGTGCATCCCCAGAGGACCACCTGGGACATCAACCGACAGCTCTACCTACTCGACTACTTTGCCAAGTTGCCAAACGAACTTGGTCTACTGAGGCAGAAGCTGCGCAGCTGTTTCCTGGAACACCTGGACGCCACCATTGTGGATGTGGTCAATGAGTTGCACAGATTAATGGCTGAAATCGGAGCTCTTTCGGGCATGGCGCGACTGCAGGATGAGTGGCCGGAGTTGGTTCTTTACCTGAGTGCTGGCGGCAAGGATTTGGGTGTTTGTCGTCTAAATGCCAAGCTATTTGTGCACTTGGCGAAGCAACAGAGCAACACGCAGCAGGATACTCTGTGTTTCCGCCTCAAGAGTTTCATTTTCAAGTCCACCAGTTGCACCCACACCTGTCCCAATTGTGGATGCACCACCGCCATAGTCATAGGATGCCTCGCCATTGTGGTGGAGAGGGAACGACAGCACTTTCTCAACATTATCAACAACGATTGGACGTGCCTTGAGCCCATGGTGTGGCAACCGACTCCTGCACAGACCCACTTCCTCTGCCATGTCTACATTCACCAGGCCAAAGTTCGGCCTGGAGGCGAGAAGAAAAACATCTGCGACTCTCATGTGAGAGTCCTTTTTGCGGAACAGGCAGCGGAAACATACACATCCCCCGGCACCCTTTCGCCAATCTGGAATGCCGTGATCACCTTTAACTCTTTGATGTTACCTGGAAGTGTGAATCTATATATACGAAATCCTCCCTTGATTTGTGTGGAGTTCTACAACACGGAAAGGATCCTCTCAGACGATCTGGTGGGCATTGGCAATGTGGCATTAAGTGTTATCAGCGAGGACCGAGCCACCGACTCTAGTTGGGACGATACTGGGGGCTTTGGTAGTTGCCTGCGAAATCCCGCCCAGAACTTGCAGCGCCTAAAGTACCTAACTCCACCTCCCTTGAAGTGGGTGCCAGTAGCTAGGAAGGGAACAGTCCAGGCGGAGGTCCTCATGTCGGCAGAACTTATTGAAATGTCAATGGAACCAGGAATACTGGAATTAAAGAAGGACCCAGTTATGGCCACTGGTATACCCGTTGCTATCCGGCCGAATATGCAGAATTTTAT aCTAGAAGTGTTCTTTGTGGGCCTTCGAAACTATTCCAAAACCAGCATGAGCTCGGCTGGCAAGCGGAAGATTAGGGTGATGATGGGCGACTTAGTGCTATCCAGTGGACCCTCGACTGCACGAGTTCGTAATAGCATTAACTTTTTGGTGGCCTATAACTCTGGAGTGGTG AGTCTGCCGGAACAGCAAGAGTATTGGCCAGCAATTATAGCCACTGATGTCCTGCTCTCTGGCTTTAGCAGTGAGTCCACCTTGGGAGCTGCCCTCATTCCGAACTCATCCAATTTCCTTCAACGCGATAAAACTATAAAGTGTGTTCCAAAAACAGAAGGAACATCTGGAGATGCATCTATTAAGGTAGGGGAGGACGAAAGAGAGGAAGAGGAAGATGAGGACTGGGATGAACTGGAGTGGGAGGAGGTGGATGAGTCGCCTCCCACCAGGATAAGCAGCTGGTGGATGCGTTTCTTCTTCGCTATGGGACTGCGACCAGCCCCCTATGCTAATCGGCAGACTTTGAGGAACGATCGAGTCTTTGAGGACAAGGATCTGGTGGAGGAGAGGGAGTTCACATGGTGGACCAAGTTCTACAATTCGATGTACTGGACTGCAGCGGAAATATCGCACGAAAACAAGCACCGGCTGGTCATCTTCCCCGACGAACTGGAAAAGCAGGCACAGTTTGGATACCTTCAG GATTGGGCAGTACCCGTTCAATTGGTCCATGGTGTAAAGTTCAAGAAACAGGCTCCTCCAAGGGAAGATGTCTATGCCACACTGAAGTTGCAACTTAAGCTAACTCCTTGCCAGTGTCCTGTTCTACCGGATCCTGGAGGAGGTGGCGATGGGTTGCCTCATCATTTCCCAAATACCATTAGTCCCCGCAATCAGGCAGCTATCCACGCCCTGGGGGAAACCGTAAAGCTGATTGTTAGGATTTATATAGTCCAAGGTGTGCAAATGCGGCCCCGGGACATGAGAGGTGACTCCGATTCTTATGTAAAGATATTCCTGGGTGGCAAGACCATGTCTGATCGGGCTCATTATTCGCCGAATCAAAGCAATCCGGTATTTGGACGCTTCTTTGAACTGGAAGCCTCGTTGCCGGGGGATAATATGCTGCAGATTGTGGTGTACGACCACGACAAGTTCAAGGATGAGGTTATCGGCCAAACCACCATCGATTTGGAGGATCGCTGGAGGACCAGGCATCGTGCCACCGTAGGTCTGGCCAACGAGTATACCCGGAGTGGCTATAATCACTGGCATGATCTGATGTTACCCTCAGAGATTTTGGTGGATCTCTGCCAGAAACGGGGCATCCAACCACCTTATTACTACGGCAACGTTATTGAAGTAGATGGAGTGCTCTTTGGAGATGAGACCGTGATATCAAAGG ATGAGGAGCTTCAAGAGCGACTAAGCTTGGCTGTCCTTAAGAATTTTGATAAGCTGCCCTCCTTTGGCTATAAACTGATCCCAGAGCACGTGGAAACACGTTCCCTGTGCCGAGATGATTATCCCAACGTTGAGCAG GGTAAGCTGCAGCTTTGGATCGAACTATTCGAATCGAACATCTATGTGCCCCAACCGATTGACATTACCCCAGTGCCGCCATCGGAATTCGAGGTTCGTGTTGTGGTTAAAAATCTGAAAGGCATACAGTTTGCGGACAAAAACATTTTCGGGAAACTAATGAGCGACATCTATGTAATTGG ATGGTGCGAGGACGAGGACAAGCGCCAATCGACCGATATCCATTACCGCTCATTTGTTGGCGAGGCGTCCTTTAATTGGCGCATGGTCTTCGGCATGAAGTACTCCCCCAACGAGGACCTG ATGGTTATCCGACGAAAGGCAGGCTTGCTGGAGGAGATCGAGTTCAAGAGGCCACCGGTGATTTACTTGCAGGTCTGGGACAAGGACGTGATTACCAGAGATGAATACCTGGCCGCCGTCGAGCTGAATCTCTCCAATATGCCGATGCCCTATCCCAGTGCCCACCTTTGCAAGCCGTATCCACCGAAGAGGAAGCGCATAAATCTCTTCAAGCGCAAGGTCATCCAAGGATGGTTCCCTCTCCAGAGCAATCCAAATCCCTTAATGAAAGTTGCTTCCAAAGATCAGAAT GCCAGGATGCAGCTGCAGATAGAGGTCTGCACGGAGGTGGAGGCTGCTAACCGGCCGGCAGGACGGGGTCAGGATCCACCTATGGCCTTGGAGGCACCCTA CAGACCGGATACGTCGTTCAATCCACTCACGCATCCCTGTAAATCCTTCCAGCATATCCTCTGGCCAGCCATCCGGAAATATGTGCTATGGACTGTGTTTGTATTGATAATTATCCTCGGCTTAGTGTTGTTCTTTTCCAATTTACCCAGCAAGCTTATGGGTATTCCACTAGAGTGA
- the mfr gene encoding fer-1-like protein 6 isoform X3, which translates to MSYIEECFAGAAQEFLICITIHKAAHVGVSTGELYVRVSLDKMNKSTKTQPNTENPFFNEYFVFEFHCTLTELMRLTILFELKKHMIYKKNLVVGELLVDLHSVWNQPNHGYFKKWGRLEAPIGENQSMDPTLEAHGYLQLDLAIVSQHSSPVSSLRSEEQDTHHLNKWTVDRDYDDIEKNLLTNVTSFTPSNIRYFITFFRGYFIRQGNYIIQVSFAGYNGKTPMAKNTTTPVWNHEVNFAWVYPSVAQRLLILVLSHEHLQWKCVAEFEVSLEEVAFKEFLPLMGHHIQTPATSYKIYAKLAEQCSNALEGQLRTPNGRFRTNMHSKSFRREVPYRSCTFRARLPDNRAKYESDFFMLDITNYMRSELEIFKVFQLKHPLQDEDQAKCLKAIVGNILTKVKEGLEAHRFDHEVHPQRTTWDINRQLYLLDYFAKLPNELGLLRQKLRSCFLEHLDATIVDVVNELHRLMAEIGALSGMARLQDEWPELVLYLSAGGKDLGVCRLNAKLFVHLAKQQSNTQQDTLCFRLKSFIFKSTSCTHTCPNCGCTTAIVIGCLAIVVERERQHFLNIINNDWTCLEPMVWQPTPAQTHFLCHVYIHQAKVRPGGEKKNICDSHVRVLFAEQAAETYTSPGTLSPIWNAVITFNSLMLPGSVNLYIRNPPLICVEFYNTERILSDDLVGIGNVALSVISEDRATDSSWDDTGGFGSCLRNPAQNLQRLKYLTPPPLKWVPVARKGTVQAEVLMSAELIEMSMEPGILELKKDPVMATGIPVAIRPNMQNFILEVFFVGLRNYSKTSMSSAGKRKIRVMMGDLVLSSGPSTARVRNSINFLVAYNSGVVSLPEQQEYWPAIIATDVLLSGFSSESTLGAALIPNSSNFLQRDKTIKCVPKTEGTSGDASIKVGEDEREEEEDEDWDELEWEEVDESPPTRISSWWMRFFFAMGLRPAPYANRQTLRNDRVFEDKDLVEEREFTWWTKFYNSMYWTAAEISHENKHRLVIFPDELEKQAQFGYLQDWAVPVQLVHGVKFKKQAPPREDVYATLKLQLKLTPCQCPVLPDPGGGGDGLPHHFPNTISPRNQAAIHALGETVKLIVRIYIVQGVQMRPRDMRGDSDSYVKIFLGGKTMSDRAHYSPNQSNPVFGRFFELEASLPGDNMLQIVVYDHDKFKDEVIGQTTIDLEDRWRTRHRATVGLANEYTRSGYNHWHDLMLPSEILVDLCQKRGIQPPYYYGNVIEVDGVLFGDETVISKDEELQERLSLAVLKNFDKLPSFGYKLIPEHVETRSLCRDDYPNVEQGKLQLWIELFESNIYVPQPIDITPVPPSEFEVRVVVKNLKGIQFADKNIFGKLMSDIYVIGWCEDEDKRQSTDIHYRSFVGEASFNWRMVFGMKYSPNEDLMVIRRKAGLLEEIEFKRPPVIYLQVWDKDVITRDEYLAAVELNLSNMPMPYPSAHLCKPYPPKRKRINLFKRKVIQGWFPLQSNPNPLMKVASKDQNARMQLQIEVCTEVEAANRPAGRGQDPPMALEAPYRPDTSFNPLTHPCKSFQHILWPAIRKYVLWTVFVLIIILGLVLFFSNLPSKLMGIPLE; encoded by the exons ATGAGCTATATTGAGGAGTGTTTTGCTGGGGCAGCCCAGGAGTTTCTCATTTGCATCACCATTCATAAGGCTGCCCATGTGGGGGTGTCCACCGGAGAGCTATATGTACGGGTTAGCCTGGACAAGATGAATAAAAGCACCAAGACCCAGCCCAATACAGAAAATCCCTTCTTCAATGAG TACTTTGTCTTTGAGTTTCACTGTACCCTTACGGAGCTAATGCGGTTAACCATTCTCTTCGAACTGAAGAAGCACATGATCTACAAGAAGAACTTGGTGGTCGGAGAGCTCTTGGTGGACCTACATAGTGTTTGGAATCAGCCCAATCATGGCTACTTCAAGAAGTGGGGTCGTCTGGAGGCACCCATCGGGGAGAACCAAAGCATGGATCCGACTCTGGAGGCCCATGGGTATTTGCAGCTTGATCTGGCCATTGTTTCCCAACACAGCTCCCCAGTCAGCAGTTTAAGATCAGAGGAACAAGACACTCACCATCTCAACAAATGGACAGTGGATCGGGATTATGATGATATTGAGAA AAACCTCTTAACCAATGTGACCTCTTTCACTCCGAGCAACATCCGATATTTCATCACTTTCTTTCGAGGCTACTTTATCCGGCAGGGAAACTACATAATTCAAGTATCGTTCGCCGGCTACAAT GGCAAAACGCCGATGGCCAAGAATACAACGACTCCGGTGTGGAATCACGAGGTCAACTTTGCTTGGGTTTATCCATCGGTGGCGCAACGATTGCTCATCCTAGTCCTGTCCCATGAACATTTGCAATGGAAATGCGTGGCCGAGTTTGAGGTATCGCTCGAGGAGGTTGCCTTCAAGG AGTTTCTTCCCCTGATGGGTCATCACATCCAGACGCCTGCCACCAGCTACAAGATTTACGCAAAATTGGCCGAGCAATGTTCCAATGCCTTGGAAGGACAATTAAGGACACCAAATGGTCGCTTTCGTACGAATATGCACTCCAAAAGCTTCCGGCGGGAAGTTCCTTATAGATCCTGTACGTTCCGGGCTCGATTGCCGGATAATAGGGCCAAATACGAGAGTGATTTCTTCATGCTGGATATAACAAATTATATG CGCTCTGAACTGGAAATTTTCAAGGTTTTTCAACTGAAGCACCCCTTGCAGGACGAGGATCAGGCCAAGTGCCTTAAGGCCATCGTAGGAAATATTCTGACCAAGGTCAAGGAGGGGCTGGAGGCCCATCGCTTCGACCACGAGGTGCATCCCCAGAGGACCACCTGGGACATCAACCGACAGCTCTACCTACTCGACTACTTTGCCAAGTTGCCAAACGAACTTGGTCTACTGAGGCAGAAGCTGCGCAGCTGTTTCCTGGAACACCTGGACGCCACCATTGTGGATGTGGTCAATGAGTTGCACAGATTAATGGCTGAAATCGGAGCTCTTTCGGGCATGGCGCGACTGCAGGATGAGTGGCCGGAGTTGGTTCTTTACCTGAGTGCTGGCGGCAAGGATTTGGGTGTTTGTCGTCTAAATGCCAAGCTATTTGTGCACTTGGCGAAGCAACAGAGCAACACGCAGCAGGATACTCTGTGTTTCCGCCTCAAGAGTTTCATTTTCAAGTCCACCAGTTGCACCCACACCTGTCCCAATTGTGGATGCACCACCGCCATAGTCATAGGATGCCTCGCCATTGTGGTGGAGAGGGAACGACAGCACTTTCTCAACATTATCAACAACGATTGGACGTGCCTTGAGCCCATGGTGTGGCAACCGACTCCTGCACAGACCCACTTCCTCTGCCATGTCTACATTCACCAGGCCAAAGTTCGGCCTGGAGGCGAGAAGAAAAACATCTGCGACTCTCATGTGAGAGTCCTTTTTGCGGAACAGGCAGCGGAAACATACACATCCCCCGGCACCCTTTCGCCAATCTGGAATGCCGTGATCACCTTTAACTCTTTGATGTTACCTGGAAGTGTGAATCTATATATACGAAATCCTCCCTTGATTTGTGTGGAGTTCTACAACACGGAAAGGATCCTCTCAGACGATCTGGTGGGCATTGGCAATGTGGCATTAAGTGTTATCAGCGAGGACCGAGCCACCGACTCTAGTTGGGACGATACTGGGGGCTTTGGTAGTTGCCTGCGAAATCCCGCCCAGAACTTGCAGCGCCTAAAGTACCTAACTCCACCTCCCTTGAAGTGGGTGCCAGTAGCTAGGAAGGGAACAGTCCAGGCGGAGGTCCTCATGTCGGCAGAACTTATTGAAATGTCAATGGAACCAGGAATACTGGAATTAAAGAAGGACCCAGTTATGGCCACTGGTATACCCGTTGCTATCCGGCCGAATATGCAGAATTTTAT aCTAGAAGTGTTCTTTGTGGGCCTTCGAAACTATTCCAAAACCAGCATGAGCTCGGCTGGCAAGCGGAAGATTAGGGTGATGATGGGCGACTTAGTGCTATCCAGTGGACCCTCGACTGCACGAGTTCGTAATAGCATTAACTTTTTGGTGGCCTATAACTCTGGAGTGGTG AGTCTGCCGGAACAGCAAGAGTATTGGCCAGCAATTATAGCCACTGATGTCCTGCTCTCTGGCTTTAGCAGTGAGTCCACCTTGGGAGCTGCCCTCATTCCGAACTCATCCAATTTCCTTCAACGCGATAAAACTATAAAGTGTGTTCCAAAAACAGAAGGAACATCTGGAGATGCATCTATTAAGGTAGGGGAGGACGAAAGAGAGGAAGAGGAAGATGAGGACTGGGATGAACTGGAGTGGGAGGAGGTGGATGAGTCGCCTCCCACCAGGATAAGCAGCTGGTGGATGCGTTTCTTCTTCGCTATGGGACTGCGACCAGCCCCCTATGCTAATCGGCAGACTTTGAGGAACGATCGAGTCTTTGAGGACAAGGATCTGGTGGAGGAGAGGGAGTTCACATGGTGGACCAAGTTCTACAATTCGATGTACTGGACTGCAGCGGAAATATCGCACGAAAACAAGCACCGGCTGGTCATCTTCCCCGACGAACTGGAAAAGCAGGCACAGTTTGGATACCTTCAG GATTGGGCAGTACCCGTTCAATTGGTCCATGGTGTAAAGTTCAAGAAACAGGCTCCTCCAAGGGAAGATGTCTATGCCACACTGAAGTTGCAACTTAAGCTAACTCCTTGCCAGTGTCCTGTTCTACCGGATCCTGGAGGAGGTGGCGATGGGTTGCCTCATCATTTCCCAAATACCATTAGTCCCCGCAATCAGGCAGCTATCCACGCCCTGGGGGAAACCGTAAAGCTGATTGTTAGGATTTATATAGTCCAAGGTGTGCAAATGCGGCCCCGGGACATGAGAGGTGACTCCGATTCTTATGTAAAGATATTCCTGGGTGGCAAGACCATGTCTGATCGGGCTCATTATTCGCCGAATCAAAGCAATCCGGTATTTGGACGCTTCTTTGAACTGGAAGCCTCGTTGCCGGGGGATAATATGCTGCAGATTGTGGTGTACGACCACGACAAGTTCAAGGATGAGGTTATCGGCCAAACCACCATCGATTTGGAGGATCGCTGGAGGACCAGGCATCGTGCCACCGTAGGTCTGGCCAACGAGTATACCCGGAGTGGCTATAATCACTGGCATGATCTGATGTTACCCTCAGAGATTTTGGTGGATCTCTGCCAGAAACGGGGCATCCAACCACCTTATTACTACGGCAACGTTATTGAAGTAGATGGAGTGCTCTTTGGAGATGAGACCGTGATATCAAAGG ATGAGGAGCTTCAAGAGCGACTAAGCTTGGCTGTCCTTAAGAATTTTGATAAGCTGCCCTCCTTTGGCTATAAACTGATCCCAGAGCACGTGGAAACACGTTCCCTGTGCCGAGATGATTATCCCAACGTTGAGCAG GGTAAGCTGCAGCTTTGGATCGAACTATTCGAATCGAACATCTATGTGCCCCAACCGATTGACATTACCCCAGTGCCGCCATCGGAATTCGAGGTTCGTGTTGTGGTTAAAAATCTGAAAGGCATACAGTTTGCGGACAAAAACATTTTCGGGAAACTAATGAGCGACATCTATGTAATTGG ATGGTGCGAGGACGAGGACAAGCGCCAATCGACCGATATCCATTACCGCTCATTTGTTGGCGAGGCGTCCTTTAATTGGCGCATGGTCTTCGGCATGAAGTACTCCCCCAACGAGGACCTG ATGGTTATCCGACGAAAGGCAGGCTTGCTGGAGGAGATCGAGTTCAAGAGGCCACCGGTGATTTACTTGCAGGTCTGGGACAAGGACGTGATTACCAGAGATGAATACCTGGCCGCCGTCGAGCTGAATCTCTCCAATATGCCGATGCCCTATCCCAGTGCCCACCTTTGCAAGCCGTATCCACCGAAGAGGAAGCGCATAAATCTCTTCAAGCGCAAGGTCATCCAAGGATGGTTCCCTCTCCAGAGCAATCCAAATCCCTTAATGAAAGTTGCTTCCAAAGATCAGAAT GCCAGGATGCAGCTGCAGATAGAGGTCTGCACGGAGGTGGAGGCTGCTAACCGGCCGGCAGGACGGGGTCAGGATCCACCTATGGCCTTGGAGGCACCCTA CAGACCGGATACGTCGTTCAATCCACTCACGCATCCCTGTAAATCCTTCCAGCATATCCTCTGGCCAGCCATCCGGAAATATGTGCTATGGACTGTGTTTGTATTGATAATTATCCTCGGCTTAGTGTTGTTCTTTTCCAATTTACCCAGCAAGCTTATGGGTATTCCACTAGAGTGA